One region of Humidesulfovibrio mexicanus genomic DNA includes:
- the divK gene encoding DVU0259 family response regulator domain-containing protein: MRLTTKGRYGMRLVLDIAQHEQYGPVSMAETALRQDISAKYLERLVGELQRAGIVRSLRGREGGHLLAVPPEKITVGDIVRVLEGESAQLACSHNRLACPRSANCLTRAIWVAADQAMFEKLDSVTVRDIMVDGLNCLSRKEAEQARPAHSLPQAPAQPMDGATRRRAVRRIMRQRPALAAAQPPRAQDAPKKILVVDDDPDIVEYLVNIFRDRGYDTCCASGGVQATEMLIKENPDLITLDLEMPEEWGPRFYNRYSRMPEYKHIPVVVISGLPGIHMAIPKAVATVRKPFDPAEVLRVVEDAIGAP, encoded by the coding sequence ATGCGGCTGACGACCAAGGGGCGTTACGGGATGCGGCTGGTGCTGGACATCGCCCAGCACGAACAATACGGGCCTGTCTCCATGGCGGAAACCGCCCTGCGGCAGGATATTTCCGCAAAGTACCTGGAGCGCCTGGTGGGCGAGCTGCAGCGGGCGGGCATTGTGCGCAGTCTGCGCGGCCGCGAGGGCGGGCACCTGCTGGCCGTGCCGCCGGAAAAGATCACCGTGGGCGACATCGTCCGCGTGCTGGAGGGCGAAAGCGCGCAGCTGGCGTGCAGCCACAACCGTCTGGCCTGCCCGCGCTCCGCGAACTGCCTTACCCGCGCCATATGGGTGGCGGCCGACCAGGCCATGTTCGAAAAACTCGACTCGGTCACCGTGCGCGACATCATGGTTGACGGGCTCAACTGCCTGTCGCGCAAGGAGGCCGAGCAGGCCCGGCCGGCGCACAGCCTGCCCCAGGCACCGGCCCAGCCCATGGACGGCGCCACCCGCAGGCGCGCCGTGCGCCGCATCATGCGGCAGCGCCCGGCCCTGGCCGCGGCGCAACCGCCCAGGGCCCAGGACGCCCCCAAGAAGATCCTTGTGGTGGACGACGATCCGGACATCGTGGAATACTTGGTGAACATCTTCCGCGACCGCGGCTACGACACCTGCTGCGCCTCCGGCGGGGTGCAGGCCACGGAAATGCTCATCAAGGAGAACCCGGACCTCATCACCCTGGACCTGGAAATGCCCGAGGAATGGGGCCCGCGTTTCTACAACCGCTATTCCCGAATGCCCGAATACAAGCACATCCCGGTGGTGGTCATCAGCGGACTGCCCGGCATCCACATGGCCATACCCAAGGCCGTGGCCACGGTGCGCAAGCCTTTCGACCCGGCCGAGGTGCTGCGCGTGGTGGAGGACGCCATCGGCGCGCCCTAG
- the tmcD gene encoding electron transfer complex subunit TmcD: MHPPALWDWETGQRVILGSLERPEGVAWLEEFHVSPDGERVGVIVGLEEGGAGVLVNGEAWEGSFDKAWLPQFSPDGRFTAIVQQDGVWTLAVDGETWEESFDYLWGTRFSEAGDVIAACIQNGGEYGVCTDGTPWETLFETGSQCALSADGKSSALVVQLESLKPADTEAFQKGVFGVAVNGQAWEKQFVNCWTPAFDAQGQRVAAQARTSLYDYTIVVDGTPWSESYGCVWEPRFNPASGKVVAPVRLASGWGMAQDGQIIWEPKFVQCWNHVISQDGKTIAAIVAPEFGCFSVAVNGQSWSLRFPVVTDLVVSRDGATVAALGCVDNDDWQVLVNGRAWSGVWDMAWTPVLSAAGGHVAVKVRKGKRESVVVDGKPYSRDFDQVFAPAFSQDGKKLLIRGIDKGSVVRIVADVGQA; encoded by the coding sequence ATGCATCCACCAGCTTTGTGGGATTGGGAAACAGGACAGCGCGTGATCCTCGGGTCCTTGGAGCGGCCGGAGGGGGTCGCCTGGCTTGAGGAATTCCACGTCTCTCCGGATGGCGAGCGCGTGGGGGTCATTGTCGGCCTGGAGGAGGGCGGCGCGGGCGTCCTTGTCAACGGCGAGGCCTGGGAAGGCAGCTTTGACAAGGCCTGGCTGCCGCAGTTCAGCCCGGACGGACGTTTCACCGCCATCGTGCAGCAGGATGGCGTGTGGACCCTGGCCGTGGACGGCGAGACCTGGGAAGAGAGCTTCGATTATTTGTGGGGCACCCGTTTTTCCGAGGCGGGCGACGTCATCGCCGCCTGCATCCAGAACGGCGGCGAATACGGCGTCTGCACCGATGGCACGCCCTGGGAGACACTTTTCGAGACTGGCAGCCAGTGCGCCCTGTCGGCGGACGGCAAGTCCTCCGCCCTGGTGGTGCAGCTTGAGTCCCTCAAGCCCGCTGACACGGAGGCCTTCCAGAAGGGCGTGTTCGGCGTGGCCGTGAACGGCCAGGCCTGGGAGAAGCAGTTCGTCAACTGCTGGACCCCGGCCTTTGACGCCCAGGGACAGCGCGTGGCCGCACAGGCCCGCACAAGCCTCTACGACTACACCATCGTTGTGGACGGCACGCCCTGGAGCGAGTCCTACGGCTGCGTGTGGGAGCCCCGGTTCAACCCGGCCTCCGGCAAGGTGGTGGCCCCGGTGCGCCTGGCGAGCGGCTGGGGCATGGCCCAGGATGGTCAGATCATCTGGGAGCCCAAGTTCGTGCAGTGCTGGAACCATGTCATCAGCCAGGACGGCAAGACCATCGCGGCCATTGTGGCGCCGGAGTTCGGCTGCTTCTCCGTGGCCGTCAACGGACAGTCCTGGAGCCTGCGCTTCCCGGTGGTGACCGACCTGGTCGTGAGCCGCGACGGCGCGACCGTGGCCGCCCTGGGCTGCGTGGACAACGACGATTGGCAGGTGCTGGTCAATGGCCGCGCCTGGTCCGGCGTATGGGACATGGCCTGGACCCCGGTGCTGAGCGCCGCTGGCGGGCACGTGGCCGTCAAGGTGCGCAAGGGCAAGCGCGAAAGCGTTGTGGTGGACGGCAAACCTTATTCCCGCGATTTTGACCAGGTGTTTGCGCCCGCCTTCAGCCAGGATGGCAAGAAGCTGCTCATCCGCGGCATCGACAAAGGTTCCGTCGTGCGCATCGTGGCCGACGTGGGCCAGGCCTAA